A genomic segment from Sorangium aterium encodes:
- a CDS encoding NAD(P)H-binding protein has product MRTRAGSDGPLVLITGGTGTTGRAVASRLAAAGVRVRTASRAAPAARDGVEHARFDWADAATHDEALRGADRVYLMAPAMVEDPSALMLPFVERALASGARRLVLLSASAVAEGSPGLGLVHRALRERAPEWTVLRPSWFMQNFIDPRHPHAAAIAGRGELTTATGGGRVGFVDADDIAEVAARALLDDTPHNTSHVITGPEALSYDDVAAIVSRIAGRAIRHVRAGEEDARAYLVRAGIPSLYAAFLVSLDLAIRDGAEDRVTDVVQRVTGRPPRAFGDLALAHAHVFRGEPSARGGPAA; this is encoded by the coding sequence ATGAGAACGCGCGCGGGGAGCGACGGGCCGCTCGTCCTGATCACCGGCGGGACGGGCACCACCGGGCGAGCCGTCGCCTCGCGGCTCGCGGCCGCCGGCGTGCGCGTCCGCACCGCGAGCCGCGCGGCGCCCGCCGCTCGCGACGGCGTGGAGCACGCCCGCTTCGACTGGGCCGACGCCGCGACGCACGATGAGGCGCTCCGCGGCGCCGATCGCGTGTACCTCATGGCGCCCGCGATGGTCGAGGATCCCTCGGCGCTCATGCTGCCCTTCGTCGAGCGCGCGCTCGCGAGCGGGGCTCGCCGCCTCGTCCTGCTCAGCGCGTCGGCCGTGGCGGAGGGGAGCCCCGGGCTCGGCCTCGTCCACCGCGCGCTCCGCGAGCGCGCTCCGGAATGGACCGTCCTCCGACCGTCGTGGTTCATGCAGAACTTCATCGACCCGCGCCACCCGCACGCGGCGGCGATCGCCGGGCGCGGCGAGCTCACGACCGCGACGGGCGGCGGCCGCGTCGGCTTCGTCGACGCCGACGACATCGCGGAGGTCGCCGCGCGCGCGCTCCTCGACGACACGCCGCACAACACATCTCACGTCATCACCGGCCCGGAGGCGCTCAGCTATGATGACGTGGCGGCCATCGTGTCCCGCATCGCCGGCCGCGCGATACGCCACGTCCGCGCCGGCGAGGAGGACGCCCGCGCGTACCTCGTCCGGGCGGGTATCCCATCGCTCTACGCCGCGTTTCTCGTGAGCCTCGACCTCGCCATCCGCGACGGGGCCGAGGACCGCGTCACCGACGTCGTTCAGCGCGTGACGGGCCGCCCGCCCCGCGCCTTCGGCGACCTCGCGCTCGCCCACGCGCACGTCTTCCGTGGGGAGCCCAGCGCGCGCGGCGGCCCGGCCGCCTAG
- a CDS encoding nuclear transport factor 2 family protein, with protein sequence MTHPLPHPRPLDAAQALDALLDLIGRDMNGWLDLFADDATVEFPYAPALGAPARLEGKEAIRRHFEGILQSFHGLELRDVRRYPTTDPDVALAEVHGSATIGPARKRYEQDYVMIVATRNGRVVRYREYWNPAPVLEAFGDELNTHREGAS encoded by the coding sequence ATGACCCACCCCCTCCCGCATCCCCGGCCGCTCGACGCCGCGCAGGCGCTCGACGCGCTCCTCGATCTCATCGGTCGTGACATGAATGGCTGGCTCGACCTCTTCGCCGACGACGCAACCGTCGAGTTCCCGTACGCGCCGGCGCTCGGCGCGCCGGCGCGCCTCGAGGGCAAGGAGGCCATCCGGCGCCATTTCGAGGGCATCCTCCAGAGCTTCCACGGGCTGGAGCTCCGGGACGTGCGGCGGTATCCGACGACCGATCCCGACGTCGCGCTCGCCGAGGTGCACGGCTCGGCGACCATCGGGCCCGCGCGCAAACGCTACGAGCAGGACTATGTGATGATCGTCGCGACGAGGAACGGCCGCGTCGTGCGCTACCGCGAGTACTGGAATCCAGCGCCCGTCCTCGAGGCCTTCGGCGACGAGCTCAACACGCATCGCGAGGGAGCGTCATGA
- a CDS encoding helix-turn-helix domain-containing protein, with the protein MSAAFDELARSVVLREAEVKRFALGDRWGKRQPAQRASARVYAALRGGGWIDVARRRLALGAGELVFLPRAEEHAIRDRPTTSLAHPEALCRGMRAVADDALATEAPPETRLVVVDLHVDAAGAPWVALLPPAVHVAGAAPGLARWLNDTLALLAGPPALSAALRRSVGEAWAHALFASALRDPAASLPRRDALRDEPIAAALARVRASPERAWELGDLARAAGLSRSAFAARATALLGEPLGHHVRRLRLERAAVLLGETTLPVKLVAARVGYDSEPAFARAFARAHGVSPIGYRQARRRDDRAPTVRRAG; encoded by the coding sequence ATGTCCGCCGCGTTCGACGAGCTGGCCCGGAGCGTCGTGCTCCGCGAGGCCGAGGTGAAGCGCTTCGCGCTCGGCGATCGCTGGGGCAAGCGGCAGCCGGCGCAGCGCGCCTCTGCCCGCGTGTACGCGGCGCTCCGCGGCGGCGGGTGGATCGACGTCGCGCGCCGGCGGCTCGCGCTCGGCGCGGGAGAGCTCGTGTTCCTGCCGCGCGCCGAGGAGCACGCCATCCGCGATCGGCCGACGACCTCGCTCGCGCACCCGGAGGCCCTCTGTCGCGGGATGCGCGCCGTGGCCGACGACGCCCTGGCCACGGAGGCCCCGCCGGAGACGCGCCTCGTCGTCGTCGACCTGCACGTCGACGCGGCCGGCGCCCCGTGGGTCGCGCTGCTGCCGCCCGCGGTGCACGTCGCGGGCGCGGCGCCGGGGCTCGCGCGCTGGCTCAACGACACGCTCGCGCTGCTCGCCGGCCCGCCGGCGCTCTCGGCGGCGCTGCGCCGCTCGGTCGGCGAGGCGTGGGCGCACGCGCTCTTCGCGAGCGCGCTGCGCGACCCTGCGGCGTCGCTGCCGCGGCGGGACGCGCTCCGGGACGAGCCGATCGCGGCCGCGCTCGCGCGGGTGCGCGCCTCGCCCGAGCGCGCGTGGGAGCTCGGGGACCTCGCGCGAGCGGCCGGGCTCTCGCGATCCGCGTTCGCGGCGCGCGCGACGGCGCTCCTCGGCGAGCCGCTCGGCCATCACGTGCGCCGGCTGCGCCTCGAGCGCGCCGCGGTCCTGCTCGGCGAGACGACGCTCCCGGTGAAGCTCGTCGCCGCCCGCGTCGGCTACGACAGCGAGCCCGCGTTCGCGCGCGCCTTCGCGCGCGCCCACGGCGTGAGCCCCATCGGCTACCGGCAGGCGAGGCGGCGAGACGACCGCGCGCCCACCGTCAGACGCGCAGGTTGA
- a CDS encoding right-handed parallel beta-helix repeat-containing protein: MRQGARIGVLLVAMAACGGDGDDAESTAGAGGSTPGAGGVGGATSGGSGVGGSTPGVPAYGRFGEATTTFTLPEPAPREGELPEIAYPDLAGSFPEVDWSALDRLYIPAGRYRSVLLGGLPERSAERPLVITNLGGQVKVGGDAANYVFVIKGGKGWILTGRHDPVSKTGDEGFRGHAEGAFAHGQGTYGIFIDDAFSKEGLSGLAIGGGASDFELDTLEVARAEFAGIVAKTDDDGQATMRNVKIHDLYVHDVGSEGIYFGSTQAQPQHAFERLEVYDNRFLRTGTEALQVGQLGSDCEIHHNVIGPGAVRWRSAFDHYQDGNVQFGQRYGSSSFHHNVVIGTGDLFVELFPTRVDGDPRSPSDTVSFTDNYFADTSLSGVYTHAVDTGATIRFERNVFLGFHFNYTEVYPDMDEPVQVFAVGSNAPNPHILKGNRVDGPYPFIMWLFDSVQAEDNPTVAVERVRFRDFMGGALDEDYRRLEWWTDRATLSPDERAVTYPKGAYVLHRGALYEALAESQGEQPDQHPDVWRALPAPADDVRLSADSPHQGLGVRWPPP; this comes from the coding sequence ATGCGGCAAGGCGCGAGGATAGGTGTCCTGCTCGTCGCGATGGCGGCGTGCGGCGGCGATGGCGATGATGCGGAGTCCACCGCCGGCGCCGGAGGCTCCACGCCTGGCGCCGGCGGTGTCGGGGGCGCCACCTCTGGCGGGAGCGGCGTCGGGGGCTCCACGCCGGGCGTCCCGGCCTACGGTCGTTTCGGAGAGGCCACGACCACCTTCACGCTGCCGGAGCCGGCGCCCAGGGAGGGCGAGCTCCCGGAGATCGCCTATCCCGATCTCGCCGGGTCGTTCCCGGAGGTCGACTGGAGCGCGCTCGATCGGCTCTACATCCCGGCTGGTCGCTACCGGAGCGTCCTGCTCGGCGGCCTGCCCGAGCGGAGCGCGGAGCGCCCGCTCGTGATCACGAACCTCGGCGGACAGGTCAAGGTCGGGGGCGACGCCGCCAACTACGTGTTCGTGATCAAGGGCGGAAAGGGCTGGATCCTGACCGGCCGCCACGATCCAGTCTCGAAGACCGGCGACGAGGGGTTCCGGGGGCACGCCGAGGGCGCGTTCGCCCATGGCCAGGGGACGTACGGCATCTTCATCGACGACGCGTTCAGCAAGGAGGGCCTCTCCGGGCTGGCCATCGGCGGAGGAGCCTCGGACTTCGAGCTGGACACCCTCGAGGTCGCGCGCGCCGAGTTCGCCGGCATCGTCGCCAAGACCGACGACGACGGGCAGGCCACGATGCGCAACGTGAAGATCCACGACCTCTACGTGCACGACGTCGGCTCGGAGGGGATCTACTTCGGCAGCACCCAGGCGCAGCCGCAGCACGCGTTCGAGCGCCTCGAGGTGTACGATAACCGGTTCCTCCGCACCGGCACCGAGGCGCTGCAGGTCGGGCAGCTCGGCTCGGACTGCGAGATCCACCACAACGTCATCGGGCCGGGCGCGGTCCGGTGGCGGTCGGCGTTCGACCATTACCAGGACGGCAACGTGCAGTTCGGCCAGCGCTATGGCAGCTCGAGCTTCCACCACAACGTCGTGATCGGGACGGGCGACCTCTTCGTCGAGCTGTTCCCGACGCGCGTGGACGGCGATCCGCGCTCGCCTTCGGACACGGTCTCGTTCACGGACAACTACTTCGCCGACACGTCGCTGAGCGGGGTGTACACACACGCGGTGGACACCGGCGCCACGATACGCTTCGAGCGCAACGTCTTCCTCGGGTTCCACTTCAACTACACTGAGGTGTATCCAGACATGGACGAGCCCGTGCAGGTCTTCGCCGTGGGCAGCAACGCGCCGAACCCGCACATCCTGAAGGGCAACCGGGTGGACGGGCCTTATCCGTTCATCATGTGGCTCTTCGACAGCGTGCAGGCCGAGGACAATCCAACGGTCGCGGTGGAGCGGGTCCGCTTCCGCGACTTCATGGGCGGCGCCCTCGACGAGGACTACCGGCGCCTGGAGTGGTGGACCGACCGCGCGACGCTCAGCCCGGACGAGCGCGCCGTGACGTACCCCAAGGGCGCGTACGTGCTCCACCGGGGGGCGCTCTACGAGGCGCTCGCCGAGAGCCAGGGCGAGCAGCCCGACCAGCACCCCGACGTGTGGCGCGCGCTGCCGGCCCCAGCGGACGATGTTCGCCTGAGCGCCGACTCGCCGCACCAGGGGCTCGGTGTCCGCTGGCCGCCGCCGTAG
- a CDS encoding glutathione S-transferase N-terminal domain-containing protein — protein MKLFYAPTSPFARKVRVTAHELQLGDRIELVLVNPWSDAALRSLNPLAKVPTLVLGDGRVLFESALLCEYLDHLVAGGLYPAPGEARWSALLRQGIADGVNAAAGRLFADEHRPSSERSSSVMQRQAAAIEAGLDRLERDAGALSGALADIGAISVACALGYLDFRWPDRAWRGGRSGLSRWFDVVGQRPSMIATQHRSP, from the coding sequence ATGAAGCTCTTCTACGCGCCCACATCCCCCTTTGCTCGCAAGGTGCGGGTCACCGCCCACGAGCTGCAGCTGGGAGACCGGATCGAGCTCGTGCTGGTCAATCCCTGGTCGGACGCGGCGCTGCGGTCCCTGAACCCGCTGGCCAAGGTCCCGACGCTGGTCCTGGGGGACGGGCGGGTGCTCTTCGAGTCGGCGCTCCTCTGCGAGTACCTGGACCACCTCGTGGCCGGCGGGCTGTATCCAGCGCCGGGAGAGGCGCGGTGGAGCGCCTTGCTCCGGCAGGGCATCGCGGACGGCGTCAACGCCGCTGCCGGGCGCCTCTTCGCCGACGAGCATCGCCCATCCAGCGAGCGATCGAGCAGCGTCATGCAGCGCCAGGCGGCTGCCATCGAGGCCGGCCTCGACCGGCTGGAGCGCGACGCCGGTGCGCTTTCGGGAGCGCTTGCGGACATCGGCGCGATCTCGGTTGCCTGCGCGCTCGGCTACCTCGACTTCCGCTGGCCGGATCGGGCGTGGCGGGGCGGCCGGAGCGGCCTCTCGCGCTGGTTCGACGTCGTCGGCCAACGCCCGTCCATGATCGCCACGCAGCACCGCTCGCCGTGA
- a CDS encoding metalloregulator ArsR/SmtB family transcription factor, giving the protein MTVESDPPARGLDVEARIGVLKALADASRLQVVNALIERPHCAEELAERLGRAPSTVSFHLRKLDEAGLVTKRKTQYYLVYALRDDLLRLTLKELVSLPSAADGAARRRAERARSQVMRAFFRGGVLVQMPKQWRKRRIVLEQFLGKFQAGRRYREQEVNEIIKALYPDHCTIRRMLVDEGYMARDGQHYELIAAEARTPEAKDTTPETESRTPGSGAEHAGASTMETRKEMKRKYLETPKQAGIFQVKNTVNGKVLLGSSTNLHGPLNKHRFMLSIGGHQNEALQRDWQQHGADAFTFEVLEVVQQKDEPGFSVADELTLLEQIWLERLSPLAPRGYNTDTRLRE; this is encoded by the coding sequence ATGACCGTCGAATCAGATCCCCCGGCGCGCGGGCTGGACGTCGAGGCGCGCATCGGCGTGCTCAAGGCGCTCGCGGACGCGTCGCGGCTCCAGGTGGTGAACGCCCTGATCGAGCGGCCGCACTGCGCCGAGGAGCTGGCCGAGCGGCTGGGGCGCGCGCCGTCCACGGTCTCCTTCCACCTCCGGAAGCTCGACGAGGCCGGGCTCGTGACGAAGCGCAAGACCCAGTATTACCTGGTCTATGCGCTGCGCGACGATCTGCTCCGCCTCACGCTGAAGGAGCTGGTCTCGCTGCCCTCCGCCGCCGACGGCGCTGCGCGGCGGCGCGCGGAGCGGGCCCGGAGCCAGGTGATGCGCGCCTTCTTCCGCGGGGGCGTGCTGGTCCAGATGCCGAAGCAATGGCGCAAGCGGCGCATCGTGCTCGAGCAGTTTCTGGGCAAGTTCCAGGCGGGCCGGCGCTACCGCGAGCAGGAGGTGAACGAGATCATCAAGGCCCTGTATCCCGACCACTGCACGATCCGGCGCATGCTCGTCGACGAGGGATACATGGCGCGCGACGGCCAGCACTACGAGCTGATCGCGGCAGAGGCCAGGACACCCGAGGCGAAGGACACGACACCCGAGACGGAGAGCAGGACGCCCGGATCAGGGGCGGAGCACGCAGGAGCGAGCACGATGGAAACGCGCAAGGAGATGAAGCGGAAGTATCTCGAGACCCCGAAGCAGGCGGGCATCTTCCAGGTCAAGAACACGGTGAACGGCAAGGTGCTGCTCGGCAGCAGCACGAACCTCCATGGGCCGCTCAACAAGCACCGTTTCATGCTGTCCATAGGCGGGCACCAGAACGAGGCTCTCCAGCGGGACTGGCAGCAGCACGGCGCCGACGCCTTCACGTTCGAGGTGCTCGAGGTCGTGCAGCAGAAGGACGAGCCCGGGTTCTCCGTGGCGGACGAGCTCACCCTGCTCGAGCAGATCTGGCTGGAGAGGCTCTCGCCCCTCGCGCCGCGAGGCTACAACACGGATACGCGGCTGCGCGAGTGA
- a CDS encoding ATP-binding protein — MLPAGIRKKSSDVVAPSSDGSVLDASAEDCLAGGGEMGALMRSIDWSKTKLGPVATWPISLKTVVGLVLCNRFPMLMLLGPEMLQIYNNAYLPILGMKHPASMGAPASEVWAEIWDVVGPMTQSVLDGGPATWSEHLMLPVIRRGFVEEAYFTFSFSPIPGVTERVAGVLVTVKETTEQVLDARQLRMLRDLATRSAHAKSAEEACRTAVEIFAANDADLPFSLLYLLDGDTGDARLAGASGLDDYEGAVKPARVPLHERGGEASAWPLAEAARVGEILVGDLAARFGALPGGRWGSAPEQAIVLPLSRPGQPRPYGFLVGGVSPRRLLDEPYRGLFRLITDQVVTAIANARAYEEERRRAEELAAIDRAKTLFFSNVSHEFRTPLTLMLGPMEDALAAPGCALSGEHLALAHRNALRLLKLVNALLDFSRLEMGRAQASYEPTDLAGLTVDLASAFRSAIERAGLAFKVDCPKLPEPVFVDRDMWEKIVLNLLSNALKFTFDGEIFLSLRARGDDVELAVRDTGTGIPEHELPHLFDRFHRVQGVRTRTHEGSGIGLALVHELVRLHGGSVRAESRPGEGTAFTIAIPRGSAHLPAERVRAEKTLASTATGAAPYVEEALRWQLAEAPAPADHVEPDHAAAPFDPSARILLADDNADMRMYVRRILDERWTVEAVCDGAAALESARRSPPDLVIADVMMPVLDGFGLLRALRADPATRGVSVIMLSARAGEECRVEGLAAGADDYLVKPFSARELVARVATHLQLAAHRRAVEWERGRMYALFEHAPVGIAVYRGADLVVEMANPHFVAMVGHRDVIGRKLQQAFPEIIGSPLLDVFRRVYATAEPFVTYDCRFDLDRGRGVLEESYWSFNLHPMRDAGAAVTRILVVALDVTESVRARKKLEAAAREREELLRRAEDARRDAERANRAKDEFLAMLGHELRNPLAPIVTALHLMRLRAGGHAERERLVIERQIKHLTALVDDLLDVSRITRGKVELKKQRIELAEVVAKAVEQASPLLEQRRHHLTVTVPSSGLAVDGDVTRLAQVVSNLLTNAAKYTESGGEIAVRAERTGGEVVLSVRDDGIGIAPEMLASVFERFVQERQALDRSQGGLGLGLAIVHNLIAMHGGRVCAHSEGRGRGSEFTLRLPAAAPVRSFEAAPARPPAGTQGSPAPADRRRILLVDDNLDAVELLAESLGAMGHTTRVAADGPSALRIAEEFAPDVALLDIGLPVMDGYELARRLREQPAGERVRLIAITGYGQEADLRRSKGVGFETHLVKPIQIDRLTSLIEEPPAPRAE; from the coding sequence ATGCTGCCAGCCGGCATACGGAAGAAATCTTCAGATGTCGTCGCGCCCTCGTCCGATGGCAGCGTCCTGGACGCGAGCGCCGAGGACTGCCTCGCCGGGGGCGGCGAGATGGGCGCCCTGATGCGCTCGATCGACTGGTCGAAGACGAAGCTCGGCCCCGTCGCGACATGGCCGATAAGCCTCAAGACCGTGGTCGGCCTCGTGCTCTGCAATCGGTTCCCGATGCTCATGTTGCTCGGGCCGGAGATGCTGCAGATCTACAACAATGCCTATCTGCCTATCCTGGGCATGAAGCACCCTGCGTCGATGGGCGCTCCGGCGTCCGAGGTGTGGGCCGAGATCTGGGACGTCGTCGGCCCGATGACGCAGAGCGTGCTCGACGGGGGGCCCGCGACGTGGAGCGAGCACCTCATGCTCCCGGTGATCCGGCGAGGCTTCGTCGAAGAGGCGTACTTCACGTTCTCCTTCAGCCCGATACCCGGCGTTACCGAGCGGGTCGCCGGCGTCCTCGTCACGGTGAAGGAGACCACGGAGCAGGTCCTCGATGCGCGCCAGCTCCGGATGCTGCGCGATCTCGCGACGCGCTCCGCCCACGCGAAGTCCGCGGAGGAGGCGTGCCGCACAGCCGTGGAGATCTTCGCGGCGAACGACGCCGATCTGCCGTTCTCGCTGCTCTACCTCCTGGACGGCGACACGGGCGACGCGCGCCTCGCCGGCGCGAGCGGGCTCGACGACTACGAGGGCGCAGTGAAGCCGGCGCGCGTCCCCCTCCACGAGCGAGGCGGCGAGGCCTCGGCCTGGCCGCTCGCGGAGGCCGCGCGGGTCGGCGAGATCCTCGTGGGCGATCTCGCGGCCCGCTTCGGCGCCTTGCCGGGCGGCCGCTGGGGCAGCGCGCCGGAGCAGGCGATCGTCCTGCCCCTCTCGCGGCCGGGCCAACCCCGTCCGTATGGCTTCCTCGTCGGCGGCGTGAGCCCGCGCCGCCTGCTCGACGAGCCGTACCGCGGGCTGTTCCGGCTGATCACCGATCAGGTGGTGACCGCCATCGCGAACGCGCGCGCGTACGAGGAGGAGCGCAGGCGCGCAGAGGAGCTCGCCGCGATCGATCGCGCGAAGACGCTGTTCTTCAGCAACGTCAGCCACGAGTTCCGGACGCCGCTGACGCTGATGCTCGGCCCCATGGAGGACGCGCTCGCGGCGCCCGGGTGTGCGCTGTCCGGCGAGCACCTGGCGCTCGCCCACCGGAACGCGCTGCGCCTGCTCAAGCTGGTCAACGCGCTGCTCGACTTCTCGCGCCTCGAGATGGGCCGCGCGCAGGCGTCCTACGAGCCGACGGACCTCGCCGGCCTCACCGTCGATCTCGCGAGCGCGTTCCGCTCCGCGATCGAGCGAGCGGGGCTCGCGTTCAAGGTGGACTGCCCGAAGCTCCCGGAGCCCGTCTTCGTCGACAGGGACATGTGGGAGAAGATCGTGCTGAACCTGCTGTCCAACGCCCTGAAGTTCACGTTCGACGGCGAGATCTTCCTGTCGCTCCGCGCGCGCGGGGACGACGTCGAGCTCGCGGTGCGCGACACGGGCACCGGCATCCCCGAGCACGAGCTGCCGCACCTCTTCGATCGCTTCCACCGCGTCCAGGGGGTGCGCACGCGCACGCACGAGGGCTCCGGGATCGGGCTCGCGCTGGTGCACGAGCTGGTGCGCCTGCACGGCGGCAGCGTCCGGGCGGAGAGCCGCCCGGGCGAGGGGACGGCGTTCACGATCGCGATCCCGCGCGGGTCCGCGCACCTGCCGGCGGAGCGCGTCCGCGCGGAGAAGACGCTCGCGTCGACGGCGACGGGCGCCGCCCCCTACGTCGAGGAGGCGCTGCGGTGGCAGCTCGCCGAGGCGCCCGCCCCGGCCGATCACGTCGAGCCCGACCACGCCGCGGCCCCCTTCGACCCGAGCGCGCGCATCCTCCTCGCCGACGACAACGCCGATATGCGCATGTACGTGCGGCGCATCCTCGATGAGCGGTGGACCGTCGAGGCCGTGTGCGACGGCGCCGCCGCGCTCGAGAGCGCCCGGCGGTCGCCGCCGGATCTCGTCATCGCCGACGTGATGATGCCGGTCCTCGACGGCTTCGGCCTGCTCCGGGCGCTGCGCGCCGATCCGGCGACGCGGGGCGTGTCGGTCATCATGCTCTCGGCGCGCGCGGGCGAGGAGTGCCGCGTCGAGGGGCTCGCGGCCGGCGCCGACGACTACCTCGTGAAGCCGTTCTCGGCGCGCGAGCTCGTCGCTCGCGTCGCGACCCACCTCCAGCTCGCGGCGCACCGGCGGGCCGTGGAGTGGGAGCGCGGGAGGATGTACGCGCTGTTCGAGCATGCCCCCGTCGGGATCGCCGTCTACCGCGGCGCCGACCTCGTCGTCGAGATGGCGAACCCGCACTTCGTGGCCATGGTGGGCCATCGTGACGTGATCGGACGCAAGTTGCAGCAAGCCTTCCCGGAGATCATCGGCTCGCCGCTCCTCGATGTCTTCCGCCGGGTCTACGCGACGGCCGAGCCGTTCGTCACCTACGACTGCCGGTTCGACCTCGATCGCGGGCGCGGCGTGCTGGAAGAGTCGTACTGGAGCTTCAACCTGCACCCGATGCGTGACGCGGGCGCCGCCGTCACCCGGATCCTGGTCGTCGCGCTCGACGTCACCGAGTCCGTGCGGGCGCGAAAGAAGCTCGAGGCGGCGGCGCGGGAGCGCGAGGAGCTGCTGCGCCGCGCGGAGGACGCGCGGCGGGACGCGGAGCGGGCGAACCGCGCGAAGGACGAGTTCCTGGCGATGCTCGGCCACGAGCTGCGCAACCCGCTCGCGCCGATCGTCACGGCGCTCCACCTGATGCGCCTCCGCGCCGGAGGGCACGCCGAGCGCGAGCGGCTCGTCATCGAGCGCCAGATCAAGCACCTGACGGCGCTCGTCGACGACCTGCTCGACGTCTCCCGCATCACGCGGGGCAAGGTCGAGCTGAAGAAGCAGCGGATCGAGCTCGCGGAGGTCGTGGCCAAGGCGGTCGAGCAGGCGAGCCCGCTGCTCGAGCAGCGCCGGCACCACCTCACCGTGACGGTCCCCTCGAGCGGCCTCGCCGTGGACGGCGACGTCACGCGGCTCGCCCAGGTGGTCTCGAACCTGCTCACGAACGCCGCGAAATACACCGAGAGCGGCGGCGAGATCGCGGTCCGGGCCGAGCGCACGGGGGGCGAGGTCGTCCTGTCCGTGCGCGACGATGGCATCGGCATCGCCCCCGAGATGCTGGCGAGCGTCTTCGAGCGCTTCGTGCAGGAGCGCCAGGCGCTCGACCGCTCCCAGGGCGGCCTGGGCCTGGGCCTGGCCATCGTCCACAACCTGATCGCGATGCACGGCGGCCGCGTGTGCGCGCACAGCGAGGGCCGCGGGCGCGGAAGCGAGTTCACCCTCCGGCTGCCGGCCGCGGCGCCCGTGCGCTCGTTCGAGGCCGCGCCGGCGCGCCCGCCGGCCGGGACGCAGGGGAGTCCGGCTCCCGCCGACCGGCGTCGCATCCTGCTCGTGGACGACAACCTCGATGCGGTCGAGCTCCTGGCCGAGTCGCTGGGCGCGATGGGGCACACGACGCGCGTCGCCGCCGACGGCCCGTCCGCGCTCCGGATCGCGGAAGAGTTCGCGCCCGACGTCGCGCTGCTCGACATCGGGCTGCCGGTGATGGACGGCTACGAGCTCGCGCGCCGTCTCCGCGAGCAGCCGGCGGGTGAGCGCGTTCGCCTGATCGCGATCACCGGTTACGGGCAGGAGGCGGATCTCCGGCGCTCGAAGGGGGTAGGGTTCGAGACGCACCTCGTCAAGCCCATCCAGATCGATCGATTGACGTCGCTCATCGAGGAGCCTCCGGCCCCCAGGGCCGAGTGA
- a CDS encoding aldo/keto reductase — MHYRQLGDSELRVSELCLGTMTFGEQNTLEDARAQLDYAFDAGINFVDAAEMYPVPTRAETQGRTESYVGEWLSQRPRDKVIVATKIAGPGRPIPWVRGGSLAINRANVRRAVEDSLRRLRTDYIDLYQIHWPDRYVPQFGASAYDPANERSSTPIAEQLAAFAEVIRDGKVRYFGLSNETAWGVAQWSRVAAQLGLPRPVSIQNAYSLVNRTFDSALAEASRREDVPLLAYSPLAFGLLTGKHLGGPPPGSRFARFESFGQRYRKPNVDEAVQAYVKLARAHGLSPASLALAFVRSRWFVASTILGATTLEQLEENVKSAGVVLDAAVLGEIDQIHARYPNPAP, encoded by the coding sequence ATGCACTATCGACAGCTGGGTGACAGCGAGCTCCGGGTCTCGGAGCTCTGCCTTGGGACGATGACGTTCGGCGAGCAGAACACGCTCGAGGACGCCAGAGCGCAGCTCGACTACGCGTTCGACGCGGGCATCAACTTCGTCGACGCGGCCGAGATGTACCCCGTGCCGACCCGCGCCGAGACGCAGGGGCGCACGGAGAGCTACGTGGGCGAGTGGCTGAGCCAGCGGCCGCGCGACAAGGTGATCGTCGCGACGAAGATCGCGGGGCCGGGCCGCCCGATCCCGTGGGTCCGCGGCGGCTCGCTCGCGATCAACCGCGCCAACGTCCGGCGCGCGGTCGAGGACAGCCTGCGGCGCCTCAGGACCGATTACATCGATCTCTACCAGATCCACTGGCCCGATCGGTACGTGCCGCAGTTCGGCGCGAGCGCCTACGATCCGGCGAACGAGCGGTCGAGCACGCCGATCGCCGAGCAGCTCGCGGCGTTCGCGGAGGTGATCCGCGACGGCAAGGTCCGGTATTTCGGGCTCAGCAACGAGACCGCCTGGGGGGTGGCGCAGTGGAGCCGCGTCGCGGCGCAGCTCGGGCTCCCCAGGCCGGTGTCGATCCAGAACGCCTACAGCCTCGTCAACCGCACGTTCGACTCCGCGCTCGCGGAGGCCTCGCGCCGCGAGGACGTCCCGCTGCTCGCCTATAGCCCGCTCGCGTTCGGCCTGCTCACGGGCAAGCACCTGGGCGGGCCGCCGCCGGGCTCGCGCTTCGCCCGGTTCGAGTCCTTCGGCCAGCGCTACAGGAAGCCCAACGTGGACGAGGCGGTGCAGGCCTACGTCAAGCTCGCGCGCGCCCACGGCCTGAGCCCGGCGTCGCTCGCGCTCGCCTTCGTGCGCAGCCGCTGGTTCGTGGCGAGCACCATCCTCGGGGCGACCACGCTCGAGCAGCTCGAGGAGAACGTGAAGAGCGCAGGCGTTGTGCTCGACGCGGCGGTGCTCGGCGAGATCGACCAGATCCACGCCCGGTACCCGAACCCGGCGCCCTGA